A stretch of DNA from Streptomyces venezuelae:
TGCTGTCCGCCGCGTCGGACGCCCAGCTGCTCGTCGTCGGCCGGCAGGTCCGCGAATCGGCGCTGGGCACGCGCATCGGATCGGTCGCCCATGCCGCCCTCCACCACGCGGCCTGCCCGGTCGCCGTCGTGCCGCACCACTGAGCCGACGCATGGCACGCAAAACGGCCGGGCAGGCGAGTGCAGCCTGCCCGGCCCGTACTGCGGGGGCGGCGACCGGAGGCCGGGGCCGGGCTACCGGCCGGGCGGCGTCAGGGCGTGACTCGCGATCACCGCGGCCTGAACGCGCCGCTCCACCCCGAGCTTGACGAAGAGCCGCGAGATGATGTTCTTGACGGTCTTCTCCGCGAGGTACAGCCGCTTGCCGATCTCCCGGTTGGTGAGCCCCTCGCTGACCAGCAGAAGGACCTCCTTCTCCCGGTCGGAGAAACCGGGAAGCCCCGGTGCCCGGTCCTGCTCGGGCGCGTCGCCGCGCATCCGGGCCATCAGCCGCGTGGTGGCGCCCGGATCGAGCATCGACTGTCCCGAAGCCACCGTCCGTACGGCGCTCACCAGGTCGGTGCCCGTGATCTGCTTCAGGACATAGCCCGACGCCCCCGCCATCACGGCGTCCAGCAACGCCTCCTCGTCGTCGAACGACGTGAGCATCAGGCAGGCCAGCTCCGGCATCCGCGAGCGCAGCTCCCGGCACACGCTCACCCCGTCGCCGTCCTGGAGCCGTACGTCCAGGATCGCGACCCGGGGGCGCAGCGCGGGGATGCGGATCAGCGCCTGTTCCACTGTGCCCGCCTCACCGACAACGGTCAGGTCGGGCTCGGCGTCGAGCAAGTCGTGCACCCCTCGGCGTACGACTTCGTGATCGTCGAGCAGGAAGACGCTGATGGGTCCCGCCACGGGGGAGGGAACACCGCTGCCGGTCATGACGCAACTCCTTCGCCTGGGTCCGCCCTGGACGCACGGACACCGGCATCGTGCCCGTAGGACAGGGCGGAGGGACAGGGCCGATCGGCCCTCTTCCGCCTGGTGCTCTCCGGGGGCCGGGTCCCGGCGCGTGCCCGGACGAGGGACCTTCGGCCCTGTCGCATGGCCCTGTCGGGCCTTCTGGCGTGTGCACGGGATCGGATGGACTGGTGGCGCACGGGGAACGGCGCGGCCCGACGGGGCCGCAGGCAGCACGGAGGACGCCATGACGACAGCCCCGATCGACCTGAAGACCGTGTCATGCGAGGACCGCGGCGTGAGGATCGCCCTGGCCGGGGAGCTCGACTTCCACACGGCTGGGCAGATAGAGCCGCGCCTGCAGGAACTCGCGGAATCCGATGGCCGCAACCTGGACCTGGACCTGAGCAGCCTCTCGTTCTGCGACAGCGCGGGCATCGACCTCCTCGTCCGTCTGAGCCGTCGCTGCCGGCTCGCGGGGACGCGGCTGCTCCTCCGTGACGTGCCGCCCCTGGTGGCCAAGTCCATGCGGGTGCTCGGCGCCGACCGTGACCTGGTGCTCGTCGCCTCGTGATCGCGGTGCCGCCGCGCCGCGAGGGGCGGAGAAGCGCCGTACAGCCCTGCCCCCAGGGTGGGGCAGCAGGGAGGGAGATCTCGTCGTGGGGTTCCGGCCGGCTGCTGCACCGTCGCCGGCCGGTCCCGCGATCCCTGGCAGAGTCCCTGCCTTCCCCCTCAGCAGCCGCTGCCAAGCGGCGCCCGCCATACGAAGCTGCTGCCGCCCCCCTCGGGAGTCTCGACGGTGAAGGTCCCGCCCACGTCCTGTGCCCGCTCCTCCAGGTTGCGCAGACCGCTCCTGCGTCCCTGCGCCGGAATGCCCGTGCCGTTGTCCGTCACAGTCAGCACGATCTCACCTTGGCCGGCCCTCAGGCTCACGCCGACCCGGGACGCCCGGGCGTGGCGAGCCGCGTTGCTGAGGAGCTCACCCAGCGCGGCGATCACATGGTCGGCGACCTGCGGCGGTACGTCGGTGTCGAGGAGGCCTTCCATGCTCAGCCGCGGTGGATGGCCGAGTGCGGTGGCGGCGTCGCCGACGGCTCGGGCGGCGCGCGCTCGCAGGCCGGGAGCGCTGTCTCGGTCCTTGGTCCGCAGCCCGAAGATCGTCGATCGGATGATCTTGATGGTCTCGTCCAGGTCGTCGACGGCGCGGCCGACCCGCTCCGCAGCTCCCTCGTGGTCCACGAGCCGGGCGGCACTCTGGAGGGTCATGCCGGTGGCGAAGAGCCGCTGGATGGCCAGATCGTGCAGGTCACGGGCGATCCGGTCGCGCTCCTCCAGCAGTGCTATCTGTTCCGCGTCCCGACGTCGCTCCGCCAGCTCCAAAGCGATCGCCGCCTGACCCGCGAAGGCGACGAGCGGCTCCAGCTCCCCCTCGCCGAAGGCCGGATCTCCGGCCGAACGCGAGAGCAGCAGAACGCCTCGGCTCTGCCCGCCCCCCGTGCCCAGTGGGACCGCCACGGCAGGTCCGAGCCCGTCCCGCCCCGGAAGCGGAGCCTCGGCCGGGTAGCACCCGTCCTCCCAGGCCCGCAACGCCGTCACGGGCTCGCCCGCCCGGTGCGCGGCTCCCAAGAGCGTGCCGTCGCAAGGGACGGCCAAGCCCTGCCAGCCGACTGCATCCGTACCGGCCTCACCGGCCTCGCCGGCCCCATCGGCCGCGAACTCCACCACCAGGCCGTCGCCACCGTCCACCGGCACGGCGATGTGCACGAACCGTGCCGCCGTGATCTCCTGGGCTCGGCGGGCGATGAGTTCCAGCACCGCCGGACGTGGACTGCCGGAGAGCAGACTCTCGGTGATCTCCGCATTGGCCCGGAGCCACAGCTGCTGGCGTTGCGCCCCCTCGTAGAGCCGCGCGTTGTCGATCGCCACACCCGCCGCCACGGAGAGGGTGGAGATCACGGTCTCGTCCTCGGTGTCGAAGTCGAGCCCGCCCCGCTTGTCGGTCAGATAGAGATTCCCGAACACCTCGTCACGGACCCGGATCGGCACTCCGAGGAAGGTCCGCATGGGCGGGTGGTGAGCCGGAAATCCGTAGGAGGAGGAGTGCGCACCGAGATCGGTCAGGCGCAGCGGCTCCGGGTGGTGGATGACCTCGCCGAGCAGGCCGTGTCCGGCCGGAAGCGGACCGATGGCCGCGATCTCCTCATCGGTGAGCCCCACGGTCAGGAACTGCGCGAGCCTGCGCCCGTCTGGTCCGATCACTCCCAGCGCCCCGTACTCGGCGTCCACGAGCAGCGCAGCCGCTTCCACGATCCGCCGGAGCACCTGGGCGAGATCCAGCTCCCGCCCCACCGACACGACGGCCTCCAGCAGGCTGTGCACGCGGTCGCGGGTGCCCCGCACCTCGTCGATGCGTACTTGGAGCTCGTCCAACAGCTCGTCCAGTCGCATACGCGGCACCCGCGTCACGGGACCCCCCACACCCACGCGCTTCCCCTCCGATCGCCGGCCGCCGGTCCGGCCGGCGGCCAGCCTACCGACACGCCGACGCCCCAAGGGCATCGTTGCGCGCGGATGCCCGCCGTGACTGACTTGATCGAAACGCCCGACGACGGGGAGGAGACGGCAATGGCACTTGGCAAGGCTCTTTACGAGGCGGAGCTGCTGCGGCTCCAGACGGAGCTGATCAAGCTCCAGGAATGGGTGCGCGCGGAAGGCGCCCGACTGGTGGTCGTCTTCGAGGGCCGCGACGCGGCGGGCAAAGGTGGGACGATCCAACGGATCGCCGAACACCTCAACCCCCGCGTGGCACGCATCGTCGCCCTTCCGAAGCCGACGGAGCGGGAGCGCACGCAGTGGTACTTCCAGCGCTACGTGACGCACCTGCCCGCCGCCGGCGAAATCGTCCTGTTCGACCGCAGCTGGTACAACCGGGCCGGAGTCGAACACGTCATGGGCTTCTGTACGCCGGCGGAGCACCAGCTCTTCCTGCGGCAGTGTCCGGTGTTCGAGCGGATGCTGGCCGAAGACGGGATCCTGCTCCGCAAGTACTGGTTCTCCGTCAGCGACGCGGTCCAGGAGGAGCGCTTCCGCCGCCGCGCGAAGGACCCGCTACGCCGCTGGAAGCTCTCCCCGATGGATATGGAGTCCCTCACCCGCTGGGAGGCGTACTCGCGGGCCAAGGACGAGATGCTCGTCCACACGGACACAGCGGACGTTCCCTGGTACGTGGTCGAGAGCGACGACAAGCGCAGCGCGCGGATCAACATGATCGCCCACCTGCTGTCCTCGCTCCCCTACGAGGACGTGACCCTGCCGCCGCTGGTCCTGCCGGCCCGGCCCCCGTCCACCGGGTACGAACGGCCGCCCAAGGAGCTGCAGACCGTCGTACCCGATCACGCGGCCACGCTCGGGAAGGGGTGAAGCGACCGCGTCGTGCTCCTCCCGCGTCGTGGGGACGAGTTCGACGCGGCGCGGGTGCGGATGCGCCGCGCGGCGGCCGGGCACGTGGACGTCCAAGGCCACGCTGCCCGACCGGACGATCCAGAACCGGTCGGCGTGACCGCTTTCGCCGTCCTCGACGAGTTCCGCCGCCGAAACTCCCGCCCCTGAATCCCTTTCCTGAGGCCGTGATCGAGCTGGCGGCCCAGGAGTTCCCCGACTTCGACGACACCATCATCAAGCTCTGCCGCTGGCCCCACCACCGGCACCTGCACGACCGGCCGGGTTCACGGGACAAATCCTCGATCGGATGCGACCGGCTCTGACCGGCCGTGCCCCCGTTGCCGGGGTTCCGGGGAGGTGACGTGTTTGTGTCGGGTGTCTGGTGGTGCGGCTGGTTGTGGGTGAGACTCCGCGTACCGATACCCCCGCCCCCGCCGCGCGGGTGCGTTTGCGGATGATCGTTAATCCGCCACGGCGTTGTGTTTATTGCCCCGGCCCAGTCGCCTGATGAACGCTTGAGGCCAGGGACAAAGGCCCGCGCGCCGGGTCCCTGGACATTGACGTTAGCGGGGGAAAACGCTATGGACATGCTCATCGCGGGAGCCGGGATCGGGGGGCTGACCGCGGCGTTGAGTCTTCATGCGGCGGGGTTCGAGAAGGTGCGGGTGGTGGAGGCCGCGCCCGTGATCCTGCCCCTGGGTGCGGGGGTGAACCTGCTGCCCAACGCCGTGCGCGAGCTCGCGGCGCTCGGACTGTACGAGAGGATCGCCGAACAGGCCGCGCCCATCGAGGAACTGGGCTACTACAACCAGTGGGGACAGCCCATCTGGCAGGAGCCCCGGGGGCGGGCCGCCGGGTACCGCATGCCGCAACTGGCCGTGCACCGGGGTGCGTTGCACTCCGTGCTGGTCGAGGCCGTCATCGAGCGGATCGGGCCGGATGCGATCCTCACCGATGCCCGGTTCATCGGGTTCACGGGGGTCAGAGGGTTCACAGGGTTCGATGAGTTCGCCGCGGGGCGGGTGCGTGCGCAGGTGGCGCACCGCAACTCCGGCAGGGCGGACAGTGAGATCGCTGCCGACGTGCTCGTCGGGGCCGACGGAATACGGTCCGCGGTGCGGGCCGCGCTGTACCCGCAGGAAGGCGCCCCGCCCCACAACGGTGTGGTGGTGTGGCGCGCAACGACCCGTACCCGTCCGTTCCTCGGCGGCCGGGCCATGGCCGTCATGGGCGACGGGCAGTGGAAGGCGGTCGTCTATCCGCTGGCCGCCGAGCCGGACGGCGACGGTCTGGTCCCGGTCAACTGGGCGGTTTCCCGCACCACGGACGCCGGCGACCCGGCCGCCCGGGAGTACGCCAACCGGCCGGTGCCACGCGAGCGGTTCCGGCCCCACTTCGCCGACTGGCGGTGCGGGGACCTCGCCCTGTCCGAGGTGCTCGCGGGCGAGGACCCGGTGATGGAGTTCCCCATGATCGACCGCGACCCGCTGCCGCGCTGGTCCTTCGGACGCAGCACGCTGCTGGGCGACGCGGCCCACGCCATGGCCCCCATGGGGTCGAACGCCACCAGCCAGGCGGTCATCGACGCCCGCGCCCTGGCTCACGCGCTCGCCTCGTACGCCGATCCGGTCGCCGCGCTCCGGGCGTACGACCGGGAACGGCGCCCGGCCATGAACCGGTTGCAGGTGCTGAACCGGGCCAAGGGACCCGAGGTGGTCATCGACATGGCCTCGACCCGGGCGCCGGGCGGGTTCACCCGTATCGACGAGTTCGTCCCCGAGGCGGTACTCGCCGAGGTGTCCCGCTCCTACGCGTACGCCTCCCACGCCGACCTCGGGGCGGCCAACGGACCGTCCCCCTACGAGGCTCCCGCCCACCCGGTCCGCTGACCATCACATCCCGGCCTTCAGAGTCGCCCCGGAGTGGTCGCGGAGTGGTCCCGGAGTGGTCGCGCCCGCTTTGGTGCGGGCCTATTTTCCCTCTTTCGTATACTTTGCATTAGTTCAGGAGAGACATGCCCCGCAGTGGCCAGGACTACCTCGACTCCCTCCGGGACGGCCGCGCCGTGTGGCTGGACGGCGAGCTGGTCAAGGACATCACCGAGCACCCCGCCTTCCGCAACACCGCCCGCTCGATAGCGAACCTCTACGACCTGGCGCAGCAGGACGGGCTGCGCGACACCCTCACCGTCCGGCCCGACGGGGCCGAGTCGTCCGTGCTGCGTGCCTACCACGTGCCCCGCAGCCACGCCGAACTCGTGGAGCGGCGCAAGGCGTTCAAGACCTGGTCCGAGGCCAGCTTCGGTTTCCTCGGCCGATCCCCCGACTACATGGCCACCGGCATCGCGGGCTTCGTCTCCGCCCCCGAGATCTTCGCCGGGCGCGAGTTCGACGGCCGGGCCAACCTCGACGCGTACTACCGGCGGATGTCCGAAGGCAGCCTCTACCAGTCCTTCACCATCACCAACCCGCAGATCGACCGGACCAAGTCCGCCTCCGAGCAGGAGGAGGACGACCTCTATGTGCGGGTGGTCAAGGAGAAGGACGACGGCATCGTCGTGCGCGGCGCCAAGATGATCGGTACCGCCGCCGTCTTCGGCGACGAGATCATCGTCGGCACCATCGAGCCGCTCGCGCCGCACGACGTCGAGTACGCCCTCACCTTCTCCATCCCCATCGACACCCCCGGCCTGAAGTTCATCTCCCGCACCTCCTACGAGGCCGGGGCCCGCAGCGTCTTCGACAACCCGCTGTCCTCGCGCTTCGACGAGAACGACGCGCTGCTCGTCTGCGACGACGTGTTCGTCCCCTGGGAGCGGGTGCTCACCTACCGCGACGTCGAGTCCAGCTTCCTGATGTGGTGGGGCACCCCCGCGTACCACAACTTCGTCCACCAGGCCGGAGTCCGCTACTGGACCAAGCTTGAGTTCCTCACCGGACTCGCCATCCTCATCACCAAGGCCAACAACACCTACTCCCTGCCGCCCGTCCAGATGCAGATCGGACGGCTGATCGGCTGGCTCAACATCGCCAAGTCGATGGTCCTGGCGGCCGAGAGCGAGTACGAGACGGTCGGCGGCCCCGGCGGCCCGGTGCACATCAACCGGGAAATCGCCTCCGCCCACCGCGCCATGGCCGGCGACCTCTACCCGAAGGTGCTCGCCGAACTGAAGATGCTGGCCGGCGGCGGACTCATCCAGCTGCCCGCGTCCGGCTACGACCTCAACCACCCCGAACTGGGCCCGCTGGTCGCCAAGTACGTACGCTCCCCCGGCCACCCGGCCGAGCAGCGCATCAAGCTGATGAAGCTGGCCTGGGACGCGCTCGGCTCCGAGTTCGCCAGCCGCCACGAGCAGTACGAGCGCTTCTACCACGGCGCCCCGCACGTCTACCTGCCCGGCATCGTCCGCGACGGCCGCCCCGACCTGCTCGAGGCGTTCACCCAGTCCTGCCTGGACGGCTACGACCTCGGCGACGGCCCGGCGGGGCCGTCGGCCGGCCCGTGGAGCGGCCGTGATGGCAGCTGACCGCAACCGCACCTGGGCGCTCGCCCTCCTCGCCTCCACCCAGTTCGTCCTGATCCTGGACACCTCCGTCATCAACGTGGCCGCCCCCTCCATGGGCGCGGACCTGGACATCTCGCCCGCCGCGCTGTCCTGGGTGGCCAATGCCTACCTGGTGTCGTTCGGCGGACTGCTGCTGCTGAGCGGACGCGCGGCCGACATCCTGGGCCGTCGCCGGCTCTATGTCGCCGGCCTCGCCACCCTTGCCGCCGCGTCCCTCCTGGGCAGCTTCGCCAACAGCGCCGCCCTGCTGATCACGGCCCGGGCCGTGCAGGGCATCGGTGCCGCGATGGCCGCGGCTGCCGCCCTCGCCCTGCTCCTGATGCTCTTCGAGGACGGACCCGAACGGCACAAGGCCCTCGGCGTGTTCGCGGCCATGGCGGGAGCGGGCGGCGCGGCCGGCACCGTCCTGGGCGGGGTGCTCACCAGCTGGCTCGGCTGGGAGTCCACGTTCGCGATGAACGTGGTCGTCGGCCTCGCGCTGATCGTCCCCGCCACCCGGCTGCTCCCGCCCGGCCGGCCCGCCGGCGGCGACCGCCGCGGCTTCGACCTGCCCGGCGCGACCACCGTCACCCTGGGGCTCGCCCTGCTGGCGTACGCACTGGTCAGCAGCGGGGAGGCGGGCTGGAGCGCGCCGGAGACCCTGCTGACGGGCGGTGCGGCCGTGGTCCTGCTCGCCGTGTTCGTCGTGGTGGAGCGCCGGGCCGAGTTCCCGCTCGTCCCGCCGGAGGTGTTCCGGCGGCGCACCCTGCGGCTGGCGAACCTGCTCGCCGCGATGTGGCAGATGGCCCTGTTCCCGATGTTCTTCCTGGTGAGCCTGTACCTCCAGGCGGTCCTGGGGTACGAGGCGGTCAGCGGCGGTCTCGGACTGCTGCCGCTGTCCCTGGTCGTCGTGGCCGTCGCCTCCTTCACCGACCGGCTCATCGGCCGGTTCGGGCTGCGGACCGTGATGGGCACCGGATTCGTCCTGGTCGCCGCCGGCATGGCCTGGCAGTCGCTGCTCTCGCCCACCGGCTCCTTCGCCGCCGACGTCCTGCCGCCCAGTCTGCTGCTCGGCGTCGCCCTGCCGCTGGTGTCGATCACCACCAATATCGCCGCCACCCTGGGCACCGAGGAACACGAGGCCGGCCTGGCCTCCGGCCTGGTCAACACCAGCATGCAGTTCGGCTCCGTGCTCGGCCTCGCGGTCCTCTCCGGTGTCGCCGCGGCCCGCACCGAAGCCGTGGGCCCGGCCGGCGGCGCCGACGCGGCCCTCACCGAGGGGTTCGCCCTCGCCTTCCTGGTCGGCGGCGCACTGGCCCTCGCCGCGGCCCTGTTCAGCACCCGGCTCGTGGTACCGGCAGCCCCGGCACCGTCCGCAACCCCCGCACCACCCGCAGCCCCGCAGCTTCCGACCGGCACGCAGCCGGCCGGCAGGATCGGATCAGAGAGGTAGGAACACATGACCGAAGACCGCCCGAGGCGTTACCTGGTAACGGGCGTCACCGGCTTCCAGGGCGGAACCGTGGCCCGGCTGCTCACCGCCCGCGGACACGAGGTGCGCGGCCTGGCCCGCCACCCCGAAGGGGTCCTGGGCCCCGTCGACCCCGCCGTCACCTTCGTCCCCGGTGACCTGGGCAACGCCGAGGACGTCCGGCGGGCGTTCGAGGGCGTCACCCACGCCGCCGTGGTGCTGCCGCTGGTGTACGACATCGAGACCATCACCGGCTACGCCCGCAACATCGCCGACGCGGCCCGCGAGGCCGGGGTCGAGCGGCTGGTCTACAACGTCAACACCCCGCTGCCGGAAGTCACCACGGCCTACGCCGGGTTCGAGAGCCGGCGTGCCGCCGAGGAGGTGCTGCGCGCGAGCGGCGTGCCCACCGTGGTGGTCCGCCCGCCGGTCTACCTCGACAACCTGTTCAGCCCGTGGAACGGTCCGGCCCTGGTCAACGACGGGGTGCTGGCCTACCCGCTGCCCGCCGACCAGCGCGTGGCCTGGCTGTCGCACGTCGACCTCGCCGAACTCGTCGTGGCCGCGCTGGAGAAGGACGGGGTGACCGACCGGGTGCTGCCCATCGGCGGCGCCGACGTGCTCACCGGCCCGGAACTGGCCGCGCTGTTCGCCCAGGTGCTGGGCCGGG
This window harbors:
- a CDS encoding SDR family oxidoreductase, whose product is MTEDRPRRYLVTGVTGFQGGTVARLLTARGHEVRGLARHPEGVLGPVDPAVTFVPGDLGNAEDVRRAFEGVTHAAVVLPLVYDIETITGYARNIADAAREAGVERLVYNVNTPLPEVTTAYAGFESRRAAEEVLRASGVPTVVVRPPVYLDNLFSPWNGPALVNDGVLAYPLPADQRVAWLSHVDLAELVVAALEKDGVTDRVLPIGGADVLTGPELAALFAQVLGREVSYLPLPVDQFEQGLGQVLGAEAAAGVAGIYHHVGTGEAPDLLHTDPRRVESELGVRLTPTVEWIKAQPWDHWSQAAH
- a CDS encoding 4-hydroxyphenylacetate 3-hydroxylase family protein; its protein translation is MPRSGQDYLDSLRDGRAVWLDGELVKDITEHPAFRNTARSIANLYDLAQQDGLRDTLTVRPDGAESSVLRAYHVPRSHAELVERRKAFKTWSEASFGFLGRSPDYMATGIAGFVSAPEIFAGREFDGRANLDAYYRRMSEGSLYQSFTITNPQIDRTKSASEQEEDDLYVRVVKEKDDGIVVRGAKMIGTAAVFGDEIIVGTIEPLAPHDVEYALTFSIPIDTPGLKFISRTSYEAGARSVFDNPLSSRFDENDALLVCDDVFVPWERVLTYRDVESSFLMWWGTPAYHNFVHQAGVRYWTKLEFLTGLAILITKANNTYSLPPVQMQIGRLIGWLNIAKSMVLAAESEYETVGGPGGPVHINREIASAHRAMAGDLYPKVLAELKMLAGGGLIQLPASGYDLNHPELGPLVAKYVRSPGHPAEQRIKLMKLAWDALGSEFASRHEQYERFYHGAPHVYLPGIVRDGRPDLLEAFTQSCLDGYDLGDGPAGPSAGPWSGRDGS
- the ppk2 gene encoding polyphosphate kinase 2, with the translated sequence MALGKALYEAELLRLQTELIKLQEWVRAEGARLVVVFEGRDAAGKGGTIQRIAEHLNPRVARIVALPKPTERERTQWYFQRYVTHLPAAGEIVLFDRSWYNRAGVEHVMGFCTPAEHQLFLRQCPVFERMLAEDGILLRKYWFSVSDAVQEERFRRRAKDPLRRWKLSPMDMESLTRWEAYSRAKDEMLVHTDTADVPWYVVESDDKRSARINMIAHLLSSLPYEDVTLPPLVLPARPPSTGYERPPKELQTVVPDHAATLGKG
- a CDS encoding GAF domain-containing sensor histidine kinase produces the protein MRLDELLDELQVRIDEVRGTRDRVHSLLEAVVSVGRELDLAQVLRRIVEAAALLVDAEYGALGVIGPDGRRLAQFLTVGLTDEEIAAIGPLPAGHGLLGEVIHHPEPLRLTDLGAHSSSYGFPAHHPPMRTFLGVPIRVRDEVFGNLYLTDKRGGLDFDTEDETVISTLSVAAGVAIDNARLYEGAQRQQLWLRANAEITESLLSGSPRPAVLELIARRAQEITAARFVHIAVPVDGGDGLVVEFAADGAGEAGEAGTDAVGWQGLAVPCDGTLLGAAHRAGEPVTALRAWEDGCYPAEAPLPGRDGLGPAVAVPLGTGGGQSRGVLLLSRSAGDPAFGEGELEPLVAFAGQAAIALELAERRRDAEQIALLEERDRIARDLHDLAIQRLFATGMTLQSAARLVDHEGAAERVGRAVDDLDETIKIIRSTIFGLRTKDRDSAPGLRARAARAVGDAATALGHPPRLSMEGLLDTDVPPQVADHVIAALGELLSNAARHARASRVGVSLRAGQGEIVLTVTDNGTGIPAQGRRSGLRNLEERAQDVGGTFTVETPEGGGSSFVWRAPLGSGC
- a CDS encoding FAD-dependent monooxygenase, with protein sequence MDMLIAGAGIGGLTAALSLHAAGFEKVRVVEAAPVILPLGAGVNLLPNAVRELAALGLYERIAEQAAPIEELGYYNQWGQPIWQEPRGRAAGYRMPQLAVHRGALHSVLVEAVIERIGPDAILTDARFIGFTGVRGFTGFDEFAAGRVRAQVAHRNSGRADSEIAADVLVGADGIRSAVRAALYPQEGAPPHNGVVVWRATTRTRPFLGGRAMAVMGDGQWKAVVYPLAAEPDGDGLVPVNWAVSRTTDAGDPAAREYANRPVPRERFRPHFADWRCGDLALSEVLAGEDPVMEFPMIDRDPLPRWSFGRSTLLGDAAHAMAPMGSNATSQAVIDARALAHALASYADPVAALRAYDRERRPAMNRLQVLNRAKGPEVVIDMASTRAPGGFTRIDEFVPEAVLAEVSRSYAYASHADLGAANGPSPYEAPAHPVR
- a CDS encoding STAS domain-containing protein, whose product is MTTAPIDLKTVSCEDRGVRIALAGELDFHTAGQIEPRLQELAESDGRNLDLDLSSLSFCDSAGIDLLVRLSRRCRLAGTRLLLRDVPPLVAKSMRVLGADRDLVLVAS
- a CDS encoding response regulator; translated protein: MTGSGVPSPVAGPISVFLLDDHEVVRRGVHDLLDAEPDLTVVGEAGTVEQALIRIPALRPRVAILDVRLQDGDGVSVCRELRSRMPELACLMLTSFDDEEALLDAVMAGASGYVLKQITGTDLVSAVRTVASGQSMLDPGATTRLMARMRGDAPEQDRAPGLPGFSDREKEVLLLVSEGLTNREIGKRLYLAEKTVKNIISRLFVKLGVERRVQAAVIASHALTPPGR
- a CDS encoding MFS transporter yields the protein MAADRNRTWALALLASTQFVLILDTSVINVAAPSMGADLDISPAALSWVANAYLVSFGGLLLLSGRAADILGRRRLYVAGLATLAAASLLGSFANSAALLITARAVQGIGAAMAAAAALALLLMLFEDGPERHKALGVFAAMAGAGGAAGTVLGGVLTSWLGWESTFAMNVVVGLALIVPATRLLPPGRPAGGDRRGFDLPGATTVTLGLALLAYALVSSGEAGWSAPETLLTGGAAVVLLAVFVVVERRAEFPLVPPEVFRRRTLRLANLLAAMWQMALFPMFFLVSLYLQAVLGYEAVSGGLGLLPLSLVVVAVASFTDRLIGRFGLRTVMGTGFVLVAAGMAWQSLLSPTGSFAADVLPPSLLLGVALPLVSITTNIAATLGTEEHEAGLASGLVNTSMQFGSVLGLAVLSGVAAARTEAVGPAGGADAALTEGFALAFLVGGALALAAALFSTRLVVPAAPAPSATPAPPAAPQLPTGTQPAGRIGSER